A stretch of DNA from Candidatus Saganbacteria bacterium:
AGGCTAGTATGGATACTGAAAAACTGATAAAAACTGCTTTGTTCCTTTGTTTCTATGTTTCTTTGTCGCTATGTTTCTGCGTTGCTATGTCAGGGATAAAAACACCGGCAACAGACTTTACTCTTAAAGATCTAAATAATAATTCTGTCAAATTGTCAGACTATAAAGGCAAAGTCGTCCTGCTTAATTTTTTCGCAACGTGGTGTCCGCCATGCAGGGAAGAGATGCCGTCGATCGAGAAACTCCATAAGAACTTAAAAAACAAGAAATTTGCTGTTTTGGCGGTCGCGATTGATAAGAAAGGTGAGCCGGCTGTAAGACCT
This window harbors:
- a CDS encoding TlpA family protein disulfide reductase encodes the protein MDTEKLIKTALFLCFYVSLSLCFCVAMSGIKTPATDFTLKDLNNNSVKLSDYKGKVVLLNFFATWCPPCREEMPSIEKLHKNLKNKKFAVLAVAIDKKGEPAVRPFIEKEKYTFKVLLDSKNKVSDVYGIQSIPATYVINKKGIIVDKVIGSFDWTQDKVVRVLEGLIKEK